One Melospiza melodia melodia isolate bMelMel2 chromosome 1, bMelMel2.pri, whole genome shotgun sequence genomic window carries:
- the LOC134429651 gene encoding collagen alpha-6(VI) chain-like, which translates to MDMDITYIMDSSRSISSEDFQRAKDFVSNMVDQFVISSQPNESYGGIRVALVQQAPRGFLPDRNQTPVALEFDLVTYSNKDLMKKHIQESVHQLEGPSAIASALQWTVENVFFKAPRQRKHRVIFTIVGSKTSTWDRERLREISLGAKCQGFTLFTLALGSDVSDSQLMELSSSPTDQHSLTLGRFATPEMAYAQRFSRAFLNLLQQEMNSYPSPELQEECENLDRGDIQQEASVTERIPFPGMAESGSSQVLEDMKKNESRVMKSMKENTKEPVYTVPEMRDDYEENVYFTEENTKREKPQECGKAQEKNKKNLETTAETRSGCNDYGMILEYENLF; encoded by the exons ATGGATATGGATATAACTTACATCATGGACAGCTCTCGCAGCATTAGCAGTGAAGACTTTCAGAGAGCCAAAGACTTTGTGAGCAACATGGTGGATCAGTttgtcatttcctcacagccaaATGAATCATATGGAGGCATCAGAGTGGCACTGGTGCAGCAGGCTCCCAGGGGCTTCCTGCCTGACAGAAACCAGACACCTGTGGCCTTGGAGTTTGACCTAGTCACATACAGCAATAAAGATTTGATGAAGAAACACATCCAAGAGTCTGTTCACCAGCTGGAAGGGCCATCAGCCATTGCTTCTGCTCTACAGTGGACAGTTGAAAATGTATTCTTTAAAGCCCCCAGACAAAGAAAGCACAGGGTCATATTTACAATAGTCGGAAGCAAAACAAGCACATGGGAcagagaaaggctgagagagattTCACTTGGAGCCAAGTGCCAAGGGTTCACCTTATTCACTCTTGCACTTGGCAGTGATGTGAGTGACAGTCAGCTGATGGAGCTGTCCAGCTCCCCCACAGATCAGCATTCACTGACACTGGGTAGGTTTGCCACCCCAGAGATGGCCTATGCTCAGAGGTTTAGCCGGGCATTCCTAAATCTTCTACAAC AAGAAATGAACAGTTATCCTTCACCTGAACTTCAAGAAGAGTGTGAAAATTTAGATCGGGGAGACATACAACAGGAAGCATCCGTGACTGAAAG GATACCTTTTCCTGGAATGGCTGAAAGTGGTTCCAGTCAAGTTTTAGAAGacatgaaaaaaaatgaaagtagAGTCATGAAGAGTATGAAAGAGAACACCAAAGAACCTGTATACACAGTACCAGAAATGAGAGATGATTATGAGGAGAATGTGTATTTCACAGAGGAAAATACTAAAAGGGAAAAGCCTCAAGAGTGTGGAAAAGCTcaggagaagaacaagaaaaactTAGAGACCACAGCAGAAACTAGAAGTGGCTGTAATGATTATGGTATGATTCTAGAATATGAAAATCTTTTTTAA